The DNA window aagatttcagccaaaactgccacaAGAATTGTTCggcatacaaagaaaaacccacaggtaaactcAGAAAAAATACAGGCTACTCTGGGAAaacatggtgtggttgtttcaaggagcataaTACGATAATACTTGAACaaggttgagttgccagaaagaagcctttactgcaccaatgccacaagaAAGCCTGGTTAccatatgcccgacaacaccttgacatgcctcacagcttctggcacactggtatttggagtgacaagaccaaaatagagctttatgttcacaactacactcacttaaaggattattaggaacaccatactaatactgtgtttgaccccctttcaccttcagaactgccttaattctacatggcattgattcaacaaggtgctgaaagcattctttagaaatgttggcccatattgataggatagcatcttgcagttgatggagatttgtgggatgcacatccagggcacgaagctcccgttccaccacatcccgaagatgctctattgggttgagatctggtgactgtgggggccatttcagtacagtgaactcattgtcatgttcaagaaaccaatttgaaattattcgagctttgtgacaaatgctttgctgcatacctcggttgtaacaagtggttatttcagtcaaagttgctcttctatcagcttgaatcagtcggcccattctcctctgacctctagcatcaacaaggcattttcgcccacaggactgccgcatactggatgtttttcccttttcacaccattctttgtaaaccctagaaatggttgtgcgtgaaaatcccagtaaatgagcagattgtgaaatactcagaccggcccgtcaaaattgcttaaatctcctttcttttccattctgacattcagtttggagttcaggagattgtcttgaccaggaccacacccctaaatgcattgaagcaactgccactGTGAGGCATGGTGGTGACTcgctgatgttttgggggagtGTGAggtctaaaggcacagggaatcttgtgaaaactgatggcaagatgaatgcagcatattatcagaaaataccggcagacaatttgcattcttctgcacgaaagctgtgcatggaaTGCTCTTGGATGACAATGACCCTGAGCAcaagccaagttgaccctccagtggttacagcagaaaaaggtgaaggttctggagtcgCAATCAGTCTCGTGACCTTAATATTATCGAGCcgctctggggagatctcaaatgtgtggttcatgcaagaagaccaaagactttgcatttcctggaggcattttgccaagacgaatacCACCTGTAAGAATTTGATGCCTCATAGATGACTATTACCAAAGACTGCAGTGTCATTgttgctaaagggggcaatacacagtattaagaagtaaggttatgcagacttttgaacatggGTCAGTtgatttgttgccatgttttgttttatgattgtgccattctgttatgacctacagttgaatgtgaatcctatacgaaaaaaaatacatgcgttttgcctgctcacagatgttttctttacaaatggtacatatagtACCacttctccaagggtatgcaaacttttgagcacaactgtataggaAATTGCTACATGAAGTTTCTCCAGCCAAATTATGTGCATCTTTTCTTTCACATTATGAAATTCAATTTCTGTTGATCTTTGAAGAAATTGTGAAGTATaatctgttttatttgttaaattaccTTAATCTGTCAAGTGCTGAAGTTGTCTTTCCCccccaaatatgtaaaaagacaactttccagggggtctacttttcacatgactgtagtaTTGGGCAccacaaattatgcattaacaaaaataaaaacatttggtcaTGGTCACATTATTTGGCATATCCAAAACATTACTTTTAGTAATGATCTACACATAATTGGACAGTTGTTGTACAAAGAAAAATGAGAAATCCTCTataaagtattatttattttatttcacaaaaaagaTTACACAGACATTTAAAGACATGAGCAAGGTAGCTCAATGGCCTGGAGTACAGACATTAAGGATGAGAGTTTGGGATTAGAGCAATATATTTAGCTAAACATAGTTGTAGTCATTCTAACAATATGCATTGATATCCAGTGAAATCCAGAtggatttattttagaaaacagTGCCCACGACTGTTAGGGCTCATCAGAGGAATGATATCATGTCAGTCTGGCTTCAGTCAGAGTCACTACTGCAGGAGCTGCTGGAATCCTGAATGATGGAGACAAAAAGAAACCTCTTAATTTTTCTACTTTCTTAATGCAGGTTTTTAATAACAGTaccttcaaaatgttttataagatTTCTCACCCCATGACAATGCCTCCCCCTCTTGTGACAACCAACATGCCAATGGCCATGCCTGTGCTTGTGTCTTCCAATATTCAGAATCCCCTGGACGAGTCCGTGGTGTCCGTGGTGTCCGTGGTGTCCGTGGTGCCCGTGGTGCCCGTGGTGTCCGTGGTGCCCGTGGTGCCCGTGGTGTCCATGGCTACAGTGCCCAACACATCCAAAGGTACACTGCACTGGATAGGGCTGGTAAGAAGGACCCACTGGGGCCTGGATCATTCCAGGGGGATATCCCCCTGGGCTTGGGTATCCCCCTGGCATTGGCTGTTGCCCTGGCACTGGGTATCCCCCTGGCATTGGCTGTTGCCCTGGATATCCCCCTGGCACTGGATATCCCCCTGGCACTGGATATCCCCCAGGCTGTTGAACATTTGGGTTCCCGTGGTAGCCAGGAGGATAAAAGTTTCCTGCACAAAAGGAAACAGTGCATATTTATTCTTCTTTAGGCTCTATACACAGCAATTACTAGTAGGCCAATTACTAAAAGAaagtctcagctttaattttaatgtatttgtgcACATAATTGTTCCACTGTACTGCACAAGATGGCTATAGTACAGGCtaggcagagcatcaccagagaagatacccagcatctggTGGGGTCAATGAGTGGCAGACATCAAGCAGTTATTCAATACAATACCTAACATTAGCATTTCATTTAGAAAGAATATGACAAAACCtgccctgaaataaggggaataATAATAAAGCATTAGGTAGAATAAAATCATTTTTCATAAGATTGAGGCATTTTTATTCTTAAATCAAAAAGTGGTTAaagattttaattttttttgctgaataAGCCCAGGTccagatttgaacccatgctgcagcagtagaATTATCTTAAACGGCAATAGCTTAGACCAGTGGACCATCCTAGGCCAACATGTGGTGATTTCAAAATGGTGGAACAAAAGCAATGCTTTGTAGTTACAATGTTCAGAGGTCAATACTATATACAGTGTGACTGAAGTGTTGTAAAACTGTACAAGTCAtacatacaatttaaaaagttAGGTTGGGAGTACAAATATTTACCTTGGTTTTGACCCCACATCTTGAAGTATCCAAATTAAACCTTGGAaaggaatacaaaaaaaaaaaaaaagatttattaaAAAGACCTTAAAGATAGACATGATTATTGCCCAGAGTAAAAAGAACTGGCATGCTCATAGACAACACGCTGTCATTCTGCCAAAACATCAATAGGGTGACTGGGTTTACTCCAAAATGTGTAGAGTATGGCCTCACATCTCACATCTAGACAATTGCAACTCTGGGTAGGACTTTCGCCAGAAAACTACTAACATGTCCTGAATGTCACAACCTATTTGGTGCTCAAACTTCCCAGGTTTTCTCATATAACCTCACTCCTCTGCCCAGTCCACTGACCTCCAGTTCAACTTTTCCTCCAATACAAATGTGTGCAGGTGGCCTACTGTACAACAAGTGATATGTcccctccctaccttcaggcaatgaCCAAACCCCACATCTCTACCCAAGTTCTTCATTCTGACACCTCTGGTCTGGGGACAACCAGTCTTGCAAAACACATCTTGCACACCATTGGTGGATCCTGCTTCCCCTTTAAGTTAAGCCTAtcttcagcctgtctgtcttcaggAAACTTTTGAAACCCTACATTTTCAGAGTATCTAAAATAATTAAACCCAACAGTCAGTCACATAAGTCTGACTGGTTTAGCAAATTGCTATTGGCAGTCACATAACAAGTCTGACTGGTTTAGCAAATTGCTATTGGCATACGTAGATTATTGTACTTACTAGACAGTTCGGGTAATCACTAATTAATACAGCCACAAAGTAAACTTAAGCACAAACCCTTCGATTTTTACCCAGGAAGGCAAATCTGATCTTTTGACTAGTTATTGGAAAGATTATGGCGAAAATAATAGTAAACACTTAAGACAACGGAAAATAGTTTTCCtaattaaacacaaaaaaggCAAATAAAATAGTTGATGTAAAACCTATAATCTTTCCCCGCTTTAGTTTCTTGCTAAAGCAATTTAAAGTATTCCAAAGCTTAAGTACTGTAAGAATGTTAAGAATCTGGCCATATCCGAAAACTACACAGCAATGTTTACTATGGTAGAATAAACCGCGTCAATTTACCTAATAATCACCAGTTGTCAAACGTGAATGTGAAAAGACGATTTTCTTTCAAGATAGTGTGCAGCGATTTAAACTATAGCTTATTTTAAAGCATAGCTCTTCAGTAACCTACACAatttaactaaatatattaaaacgtATTTCCCATGCTCAAAAATACACTATTAACAATGCAATATATGGCTATACGAACACAACCATTGACATCAAACTAAGGcatatttacagtataaatGGTGCACTTACTAAACAGTAGTTACAGGCAGCGTTTTGTCTGAACTGCTTCCCTTACAGTGTTCTTGTAGAGAAGGCGAGGCACACACCTGGTCTACAATTATGGGTCGTTCGCTAACGAACGTCTCTTTTTAACGTCTCTTTTAGGTGAACGTTAAGGATCGAATCGCGCTGGTGGAGGAGTCGTTCTTTTGGCTTCTTATTTTTTAAGCTACAACAACGATTTTTATCAGGTTATTCACTAAAAACTGAAGATAGAAATCTATAAATATGGCCTAACTATGTAGTTGTCTGGTGCcatttcacaataatttcattgtgcaggatgacgctgtattattcggtgcatttgacaaataaaccttgaaacttgaaaataGTGGGGACAGTGCGTATTTGTGTTTCATGTACATTTTCTCACTAGGGTAaggtaaaacaacaacaacaaaaaaacaagtgatCTAATAATTAGGACAGGTAATATGTAACATATTTTGAACGTGCATGAAACATGTTTATGTTAAGCCCTGGATGTAAATAACTTTTCTGACAGTCACAAGAAACCTCCGCAACTAACCGTAAATTAATACTTTTGGTTGTGGGATTATCTAACCgtttttttacatattattgTGTGCTCAACTACACAACTTTTTGGCATTATATTCTGCACATGTCTATCTCTATTCATGTGTCCAAACAGTtacatggagggccgagtgtcggcgggtttttggtttttcctataaattggttcccagttcacatcTAAACAACCAGGctagggtagaaactaaccaattagtaactaatgtcaatcaagtacaaggtgagaccAAAAACCTCCGCGGAACTATTTGGACACCTCTGCTCTATAACCATACGCCGTTGATGACGTATTTGCAGAAGTGGGGTAGTGATGGCATTCCGAGTCTTTTTGGGTTCTGCTGGCTCCTTTCACCTGAAAGAGTCGGCCCGTTTGTCTACCGTACGGCTcttttaaatgcattaaaaatgACACCCAAACAATGAGAAAGGTGCAAAACTCAGCCATCTGCATAATCTCTGTGGACTCTGCTTTACCATTCAAGGTTTGAATTTCTTCCTCACatccatttgttttctttcagtttcaTGACATCACCCTTATGCAGTTTGCAAAAAGATGGACAACTTTCATCTATTTGTTTCAGATCATTGCAGATATTGGTTTCACACTTACTTTGGCCTGATTGGTGCCCCAACAGGGCTGTAGCTAATATGGGGAAAGCTGGGTATGATTCACAGGGCCCATGTGTGGTAGGGTCCACTGATTGTAATAATGTGAATGGCGGCCCTGCACCCCAGCATTCACCCGTGACAGGATACAAGTACCAGAGAATCAATTACAATTTTTAAATTCATAttggaacatttattttggacaTATTGAAGTATTTTagacatatttattttggaCATATTGAATACCAATGGGTTTCCCAATAAATGTCTTGGACCCTCAAACTCATCTCTGGACCAGTTCCACTCAGTTATTTAATTGCGAACCTCTAATAATGGGCTTATTAAGACCTGGAACACAAGGTGGGTGAAATTAATGATGTgttagaacagaaaaccagcaggctccggacctCGCAGCATAAAAGTTGAATACCCTTGGCCTAGGagttaaacaaaaatgtccataacattcagacacacagtATCAAGAAcatatatattcaatataatttTCACAACCTGAGAGCTGTAAAGCCCTACAACCTCTTAGTGTTGCAAGACATGTTTATGAAGAAAATTGAAGATTTTTTAGACTAGGTGATTATTGTCTTCAAGGGGGCATTCAATATCCTTAGTGGGCCATTTACTCTTCAGTTTGTGGAGTCTTTGCAGGATGAAATGGAAAACAATGAATTGGCAACAATGTATATAATTTTACTTGTGCTGCTTTGGTTGGAATGTCAGGAAGTGTGGTGTTCTACAGGAACTGATTAGGGGATCAAAAGTGTACAGGCTGTTTATTACAGTGCTTAGCGGAAGTATAACCTGAAGGGACTTCTTTATTCATGAACAAAGGAATACACAGACTTGTTGTCAATTAAGCTAAATTAGTTATTATCGCTAGCTCATCAGAAAGATTACATTTGGATTGATATTACTGAATTGAATTCATGTTCACTTGAATGGGTGTGCCCAAATCTTTGACTGGCACTGTATGTATCCTTTGTTGTAATACAGGACTCTACAGTAAAAGACACATTAGTGTCGGCTTGATTttcctgtataaataaagggaaaaaaataaaataacacagcAAAAGTATTCCGGGAAGGTAAGGGATTATGGCAAGTATTTTTAGCCAAACCTGAGTGTTGTAAGAAATAAGTATTTTACCGCCTGATGCAGTCACTGGTCCCGTGAGCTTACATGAAATGTACACAGATGTACATTTCATGGATACTGTTTGGCAGGCTAAGTACATTGTCAGCAAAACACTGATTAtaaaagtagaaaaacctgTTCTTTAGAAAAGCATGTGACCTTCTGTTAAGTAATATGAAGAGAGGAGGGTCAGTGCTGAGCTGTTATATCACCTGGAAGCCAAATCTTTGAGACAGGCAGGAGCCCTCATTGGCCTTGAAAGGCATGAACTGAGAGTTCAGGTGTGCACACAGTGAGCGATGAAAGGGAACTGCCTATCTGCCCTGTTCTCTACTGCACCTTAGAgccccattcacacacactcactcaattAGACTGACTCTGAAGGGAAATATATTGtcactcaaaaacacacacccttGCAGAATTACTCACCTGATATATATATAGCCCAGTTAAACAGGAAATCATGGGACACCACTTTCTAATGACTCAGACAAACCTGAAAAAAATATCTATATCAATGTTGAGACTTCTGTCAGAATTGGTTCACCAGTATTTCTAAGGCATAAAAACACTTAAGGTAAGTTATTTTCATACTAGGTGACATCAAAAACAGTGTTGTAGAGTTTAACCAACTAGTAATCATCAGTTTGAAGcaaattcacaatttcacatCCTTAACTATCATTCTTCTTCTGCGACAGGGTTATCAAAATCCCATTTCTTAAAAGTACAAGGTTGGACATTTCAGAGTACCGTGTTCCTAGTAGCATAACAGTCCTTGAATCTCATCAGAGTagtatatgcgtgtgtgtttgaatgtgtgcacTTGGGTGGAGCactgaacagtttctttccccaTGTTGTGCCTCTCAGCAAACAGCCATGTTTCTCACAGACTAAAAAAACCTATACTAACCACATCATCCACATCCAAGTGGTTATCTCCCAGAATTTAGATAGAATTGCTTATACTGGAACTGTAAATGTGTATAGAAATTGTTAATACATTTACTGATCTACTCCTCGTTCATATTCCATTGTCTGATATGCTCACAACCCATTGTATATATAGTACAATGTCAACTTAGTatagatttgttttattatgtctCTAATTTCTTGTCTATCACTAGCATCATAACATGAAGTAAAATCCTGTGTAAATGTCAGATTTAACCATATTTCTTTGTTTGTCCAAATATTTaccaatatttcttgatattctttcaGTTAAAATAAATTTTCACGTTCCATTTCTTAACCATAAACAGAATAAATGATTAGGACGTCCCAACGCTTGGAACCCCTGGACCAGTTGCATGTATTAATGGAAGCAAACCAGGCTTCCcccaaaatatttacaaataaaaagacaaataatTTATCTTTAAATTCCTTACACTTTTCTACATATACAGTTTTTCCAAGTTGTTTTGGTACATTTCTCTAATCATCCTTAATGTTTGTAAACTAGTTAGAGAAATTCTTGAAATAATTTGTACTAACAGCACCACACAATGGATTACCTGCAAAAGCCTGGAACTTGCTCAAAATCCTTAGTTCATTTCTCATATGTATTAGTGTCAATTAACATATCAGTGCCATCAGAATGACAAGTCCGTGTGTCATTGTTCCCAAACAAAACAGTCAAAATGCTTAGTCATGTTGTTGATATAACAGTGTactctgtattttttatgtaaactGTGGCTACGATTTTGAGGTCAATGATTGAAAATGCACAAGACCGCACTTTTTTCCTGTATGGCATACATCAATTTCAAAAGTACAAAATTACAGTGCAGTCTTTCTATACTCCCTGACAGCCCGGTCTGTCGGGCCACagattctcatccacatcacaacgGATATCTTTCCTTGCAATGCAACAAGGAAAgcattttttgaaatgtgtcatCCAGCCTGTGCAGGCATCCGCTGTGATGTCTTGACATGCTGCATCCATGGCAACCACCACGGTCCTCTGACTATGCGTCTGAGTATAGAAAATATGATGGACAGATTATGACAACTCATTCcaccatttttcttttaattactTAACCAATGAACTAATGCCTAGATGTTTTTGGGGGTAAGACTACCCAAACGAGAACcagtataatatattttgatcCACCCGACGTAAGCAATTTATAATGCTAGAAACAGACAATTGTACATAATCAGTTGCATGAATGTACCAAAGCGTTGgcaatttgtaaaacaaaataaatgcaatttgtGACTAGTTGATGCGGAGGTTGTACAAGTTGTTTTGAGAATTTCAATTGTGATCTGAGAAATGTACCACCTTCAATTTCAAAAGTGGCCGAAAAGTGGCAATACAGAAGAGATTACCCGATGGTGTGATCTCCTTGGGCAAGTCCTTGTCCCTGGCCTaggaaaaatacaaacaacCTGTGAACAGTTGTATAAAGTCAAGTAGTTAGTAAGCCTGCAAAATGAACAGGTGGATGGCGTGGACGAGGAGGGTGAGTCGAAGTGCTTGGAATTGATCACCACATACAGAGTAGACTACAGGATAATGTTGTATAAAGGTTAGTGGTATGTTGTTTAACCTCGTACCGCCACTGCCCTGGATGCTCCCTGGTTTGAGCTTGACACCATAGAATGTTATCTGAAGAGTTTGGGAGCAGTTTGTGTACAGCGATTCAGCAGAGTGAATTGTGTATGTATTGATTTACTTATGACAGGTACTGGTTGGTAGATTTGACACACTTTGAAATGGATCAACTAAATTGCTTTATTCTGCATTTTGAAATAAGTCTAATTGCATCAATGCTATTAGCAGACAATTTAGAAAGGTTTCTGTTTCAACACTATTTAG is part of the Esox lucius isolate fEsoLuc1 chromosome 16, fEsoLuc1.pri, whole genome shotgun sequence genome and encodes:
- the LOC105016171 gene encoding protein spalt-accessory produces the protein MWGQNQGNFYPPGYHGNPNVQQPGGYPVPGGYPVPGGYPGQQPMPGGYPVPGQQPMPGGYPSPGGYPPGMIQAPVGPSYQPYPVQCTFGCVGHCSHGHHGHHGHHGHHGHHGHHGHHGHHGHHGLVQGILNIGRHKHRHGHWHVGCHKRGRHCHGDSSSSCSSDSD